Proteins encoded in a region of the Paenibacillus sp. W2I17 genome:
- a CDS encoding polymer-forming cytoskeletal protein: protein MEERNKRNDLNVAGISQTAGGNFHRVSIDGMAKVNGNLDCTSMEVNGTLKMHGALTSESATINGMCTLNGPLTSSRVRVDGLTTINGDLHSPELEVNGKCTVRGRVDGERIDIGGVIDIDGDVQCESLNVRGNIKISGLLNAGTVEIRLHTSSSAKEIGGERIDIRRKEQQNGFWKSIGLGGTPSFKTSLIEGDEIVLEDTEADIVRGSNIFIGRGCNIRLVEYSGELEVDQDANVGSSQRI from the coding sequence AGCGGAATAAGCGGAATGATCTGAATGTGGCGGGCATAAGTCAAACGGCAGGCGGGAATTTTCACCGTGTATCTATTGATGGTATGGCTAAGGTGAACGGCAACCTGGACTGCACCTCTATGGAAGTGAATGGAACATTGAAGATGCACGGCGCTTTGACCTCCGAGAGTGCAACGATTAACGGCATGTGCACGTTGAATGGACCTCTGACCAGTTCTCGTGTTCGGGTGGATGGTTTAACTACGATTAACGGAGATCTCCATAGCCCTGAGCTTGAAGTGAACGGAAAGTGTACCGTACGTGGAAGAGTGGATGGGGAACGAATTGATATTGGCGGTGTGATCGATATTGATGGGGATGTCCAATGTGAGTCCCTGAATGTACGGGGCAATATTAAGATCAGCGGCTTACTGAATGCGGGAACAGTGGAGATTAGGCTTCACACATCTTCTTCGGCTAAAGAGATTGGCGGAGAGCGTATCGATATTCGTCGCAAGGAGCAACAGAATGGCTTTTGGAAAAGTATTGGTCTGGGCGGGACCCCTTCTTTTAAGACATCCTTAATTGAGGGTGATGAGATTGTGCTGGAAGATACCGAAGCTGACATTGTTCGGGGGAGTAACATTTTTATCGGTCGCGGCTGTAACATCAGGCTGGTCGAGTATTCGGGTGAACTTGAGGTAGATCAGGATGCCAATGTGGGCAGCAGTCAGCGAATTTAA